From a single Pigmentibacter ruber genomic region:
- the murC gene encoding UDP-N-acetylmuramate--L-alanine ligase translates to MFNAIKRVHFVGIGGSGMSGIAEVLLNSNYEVSGSDIKKSQITEKLEKMGAKIFIGHNSSNVKNAQVLVVSSAINKHNPEIIEAQNSRIPIIHRSEMLSELMRMKYGIIVAGTHGKTTTTSILASALHDIGLDPTVVIGGKINSFESNAKLGKGDLFVAEADESDGSFLRLTPTIAVITNVDRDHLDHYENLEDIVKAFEKFIDKVPFYGAVCACIDDPIVQLILPKIRRKLITYGLRQDADITVTQKKTLGLSTTFTPKIFGKEYPTVSLKMPGYYNLTNSLATYAVAAVLDLNINQISESISKFEGVQHRFTVLGEKNNIVIVDDYAHNPKKIETVLKGTKESFPDKDIIAVFQPHRYSRVKNQLEEFANCFKDADFLVVTPIYAAGENEIPGITTTSLCHQIKLNSFNNSPNSTYIAENLNDAVHKVQSILKYVDPSKGAIVLTLGAGDVRQVGYTLMEKLNLECE, encoded by the coding sequence ATGTTTAATGCAATAAAAAGAGTTCATTTTGTCGGAATAGGAGGAAGCGGAATGTCTGGTATAGCAGAAGTTTTGCTAAATTCTAATTATGAAGTTTCTGGAAGTGATATTAAAAAATCACAAATTACTGAAAAATTAGAAAAGATGGGTGCAAAAATTTTTATTGGCCACAACTCAAGCAATGTCAAAAACGCTCAAGTGCTCGTTGTTAGTAGTGCAATAAATAAACATAATCCAGAAATTATAGAAGCACAAAATAGCAGGATACCAATAATACATAGAAGTGAAATGCTAAGTGAATTAATGCGGATGAAATATGGGATCATTGTAGCAGGTACCCATGGTAAAACAACAACTACTAGCATATTAGCTTCTGCTCTGCATGATATAGGACTAGATCCTACTGTTGTAATAGGTGGAAAAATAAATTCATTTGAAAGCAATGCAAAATTAGGAAAAGGTGACTTATTTGTTGCTGAAGCTGATGAAAGTGATGGTAGTTTTTTACGATTAACACCAACAATAGCTGTAATAACTAATGTTGATAGGGATCATTTAGATCATTATGAAAATCTTGAAGATATAGTTAAAGCATTTGAAAAATTTATTGATAAAGTTCCTTTTTATGGTGCTGTTTGTGCCTGCATTGATGACCCGATTGTTCAATTAATATTACCTAAAATAAGAAGAAAGCTTATCACTTACGGCTTAAGACAGGATGCTGATATTACAGTAACACAGAAAAAAACACTTGGTTTAAGTACAACTTTTACTCCAAAAATTTTTGGTAAAGAATATCCCACCGTTTCATTAAAGATGCCTGGATATTATAATTTAACAAATTCTTTAGCTACTTATGCAGTAGCAGCCGTTTTAGATTTAAATATAAATCAAATATCTGAATCTATTTCTAAGTTTGAAGGAGTTCAACATAGATTTACTGTCCTTGGTGAAAAAAACAATATTGTTATTGTTGATGATTATGCACACAATCCCAAAAAAATTGAAACAGTACTAAAAGGTACTAAAGAGAGTTTTCCGGATAAAGATATCATAGCTGTTTTTCAGCCACATCGGTACTCAAGAGTTAAAAATCAATTAGAAGAATTCGCAAATTGTTTTAAAGACGCTGATTTTTTAGTTGTTACTCCAATTTATGCTGCAGGCGAAAATGAAATCCCAGGAATTACAACTACTAGTCTATGCCATCAAATTAAGTTAAATAGCTTTAATAATTCTCCCAATTCAACATATATAGCAGAAAATTTAAATGACGCTGTTCACAAAGTTCAATCTATTTTAAAATATGTAGATCCTAGTAAAGGAGCAATTGTTCTTACTTTAGGTGCCGGAGATGTTAGACAGGTTGGTTACACTCTAATGGAGAAATTAAATCTTGAATGTGAATAA
- a CDS encoding glycosyltransferase, with translation MTNLSTLQDEANIKENSDIVWLAIDSRSAQSGIVSGISRFVIGLTRALALELNKRNVSLQKNKKRLKILIVSKSEPSQWIIDLIHRYPDTVSFWSGGPGALQKSYDKPIWLWPTFALKRIQKLTSNHVIWLAPANFDRPLFISRNNMSSRVIQVVHDSIPFMPVKGVGFIFKRQFRFLVKRALSRLPYVSTVSNHSAKILQSLVKKRTSPLYVIGDAVDLHFGSQAKVTDKNQLTILRKKFLEDVSLEKDPEKFNSFIEKIIQGKWILGVGRNQKYKCWDVALQAVSKVASENSALNIWFIRIGSDPKEISSFLKRCPMKEIGRIKFFDNLRTIVLPTLSDFELADIYRFSNLLVHPSVAEGFGLPPLESALSGTPVIYRTSTAVDQHFDMGILPTNFWCGLDNGYSAIWAKQIEKILQDKNDSEFYKDLNKAKSTRQFIVDKANGKSFEWNESAVSLLDWLLSDMGMVSKINKKTISIASNIESKTI, from the coding sequence ATGACGAATTTGTCGACTTTGCAAGACGAAGCTAATATTAAAGAAAATTCTGATATTGTATGGCTTGCTATTGATTCAAGATCTGCTCAGTCAGGAATTGTTTCTGGGATATCAAGATTCGTTATTGGATTAACTAGAGCTTTAGCACTAGAGTTAAATAAAAGAAATGTGTCTCTTCAGAAAAATAAAAAAAGACTAAAAATTCTAATAGTATCTAAATCTGAGCCTTCACAATGGATCATAGACTTAATTCATAGGTATCCTGATACGGTGTCATTTTGGAGTGGTGGACCTGGTGCACTTCAAAAATCTTATGACAAACCAATTTGGCTTTGGCCAACGTTTGCTCTGAAAAGAATTCAAAAATTGACATCAAATCATGTTATTTGGCTTGCTCCTGCTAATTTTGATAGACCTCTTTTTATTTCAAGAAATAATATGTCATCAAGAGTAATTCAAGTTGTTCATGACAGTATCCCTTTTATGCCCGTGAAGGGAGTTGGATTTATATTCAAAAGACAATTTCGTTTTTTAGTTAAAAGAGCATTATCTCGTCTTCCTTATGTTTCAACTGTTTCAAATCATTCTGCTAAAATTCTTCAAAGTTTAGTAAAAAAAAGAACTTCTCCTTTGTATGTAATTGGCGATGCTGTTGATCTTCATTTTGGAAGCCAAGCAAAAGTTACAGATAAAAATCAATTAACAATCCTAAGGAAAAAGTTTCTTGAGGATGTTTCATTAGAAAAGGATCCAGAAAAATTTAATTCTTTTATTGAGAAAATAATTCAGGGCAAATGGATACTTGGAGTTGGAAGAAATCAAAAGTACAAATGCTGGGATGTAGCCTTACAGGCAGTTTCAAAAGTTGCTTCGGAAAATAGTGCATTAAATATTTGGTTCATAAGAATTGGTTCAGATCCAAAAGAAATTTCAAGTTTTTTAAAAAGATGTCCTATGAAAGAAATTGGAAGGATAAAATTTTTTGACAATTTGAGAACAATTGTATTGCCTACTCTTTCCGACTTTGAACTTGCTGATATTTATAGATTTTCAAACTTGTTAGTGCATCCTTCTGTAGCTGAAGGATTTGGATTGCCACCTTTAGAGTCTGCTTTAAGTGGAACCCCTGTAATTTATAGAACATCAACTGCAGTCGATCAGCATTTTGATATGGGTATTCTTCCTACTAATTTTTGGTGTGGTTTAGATAATGGATACTCTGCAATTTGGGCTAAGCAGATTGAAAAAATATTACAAGATAAAAATGATTCTGAATTTTATAAAGATCTTAATAAGGCTAAATCTACTCGACAATTCATTGTTGATAAAGCTAATGGTAAAAGTTTTGAGTGGAATGAATCAGCTGTATCCCTTTTAGACTGGTTACTTAGTGATATGGGTATGGTAAGTAAAATTAACAAAAAGACCATTAGTATAGCCTCAAATATTGAATCAAAAACAATTTAA
- the ftsW gene encoding putative lipid II flippase FtsW gives MNNINENKYTEKESDSNNLESQKISTWITYGGNVLWVPVIALTGFGILFVYSSSSVYSSQHFGTEFYYAKRQAIYLIPATIAAIIGAKVPFEKYYKYIRHLFFTFVLLTFATHLPFIGKTVSGASRWIALGPLPAIQPSEFLKIFTIMLLTWIFTSSPGNYLKNEPTRFSNLIELLLLFIAPIAIISQKDFGSTVVVISGIVAILFMNGLPKRYFAGIFAFIVTGLTTAILIEPYRISRIMTFLDPFKDPLGSGFQVIQSFVAVANGGLFGRGIGESQQKLFFLPEAHTDFILAVITEEMGFIGILVLAILYSVLYYAILRLVIYGKNHRDRLLATGAFAMLVTTTVINMGVVAGALPNKGLPLPFISNGGTALVANFFIIGLLSQISRRIYTENN, from the coding sequence TTGAATAACATTAATGAAAATAAGTACACAGAAAAAGAATCTGATTCTAATAATTTAGAATCGCAAAAAATAAGTACTTGGATTACATATGGAGGTAATGTTTTATGGGTGCCTGTTATTGCATTAACTGGTTTTGGAATATTATTTGTTTATAGTTCTTCTTCAGTATACTCGTCTCAACATTTTGGAACAGAGTTTTATTATGCTAAAAGACAAGCTATATATTTAATCCCAGCAACAATAGCGGCAATTATTGGAGCTAAAGTTCCATTTGAAAAATATTATAAATACATCAGGCATTTATTTTTTACATTTGTGTTATTAACTTTTGCTACACATTTACCATTTATCGGTAAAACTGTAAGTGGTGCCTCGAGATGGATAGCTTTAGGACCATTACCAGCAATTCAGCCATCAGAATTTTTAAAAATATTTACAATTATGTTACTTACTTGGATTTTCACATCCTCTCCAGGAAATTATCTTAAAAACGAGCCAACAAGATTTTCAAATTTAATTGAACTTTTATTATTATTTATAGCACCTATTGCAATTATTTCCCAAAAAGATTTTGGTTCAACAGTTGTTGTAATTTCTGGAATTGTTGCTATTTTATTTATGAATGGTTTGCCTAAAAGATATTTTGCTGGAATTTTTGCTTTTATTGTTACAGGACTAACTACTGCAATTCTAATTGAACCATACAGAATTTCACGAATAATGACATTTCTAGATCCCTTTAAAGACCCCCTAGGATCTGGTTTTCAAGTTATTCAAAGTTTTGTGGCTGTAGCAAACGGCGGACTTTTTGGAAGAGGTATCGGTGAAAGCCAACAAAAACTTTTCTTTTTACCAGAAGCTCATACTGATTTTATTTTAGCAGTTATTACTGAAGAAATGGGATTTATTGGTATTTTAGTTTTAGCTATTCTCTATTCAGTTCTGTATTATGCAATTTTAAGACTTGTCATATATGGAAAAAATCATAGAGATAGATTACTTGCAACTGGTGCTTTTGCCATGTTGGTAACTACTACTGTAATTAATATGGGAGTAGTGGCTGGCGCACTCCCAAACAAAGGTCTACCACTTCCATTTATTTCTAATGGTGGAACAGCGCTAGTCGCAAATTTTTTTATAATTGGACTTTTATCACAAATTTCTAGAAGAATTTATACTGAAAATAATTAA
- a CDS encoding Mur ligase family protein has product MALEDLHNLNFYIAGAGISGIAIAKLLKKNNINVFLIEDKIISESTKKQLQELNISFEDSFQDTTKLIKNCHILIISPGILLSNPLILACKSNNIPVISEIEAASWFISKECNILGITGTNGKSTTTNYLSQLLQKKFKPIACGNIGLSLSEAILNNSNTDTYVIELSSYQLETTLTLNPICSIFLNIQNDHLQRYETIYEYLKAKWRLVLLTSDNGFVIIEKTVLKLALFYGLSLPKAKIIVIDEEKNQNFDKNKLNINYSRFYSSKILPISIYKELKNLDIYSLLLPDQYFTVYSKYCDNNSSQIEYYFENQKISWSIKKACLPGKHNMYNILAASLCAFFLGLSENDIVKQWEESLTNYQHLPHRLEKINANFSFYNDENNNSKNLLIINDSKATNVESTLVALKSFNSPIRLLIGGEPKGDSYLPLTEFLGNNVVKIYPFGQAASKIVSELKDYKKYIANTSDKLIIAANLALKEALDEEIILLSPACSSFDEFKNFEQRGNFFRNWALSHLRG; this is encoded by the coding sequence ATGGCTTTAGAAGATTTACATAATTTAAATTTTTATATTGCTGGCGCTGGAATTAGCGGCATAGCAATAGCAAAATTATTAAAAAAAAACAACATAAATGTATTTTTAATTGAAGATAAAATAATATCAGAAAGCACTAAAAAACAACTTCAAGAATTAAATATTTCCTTCGAAGATTCTTTTCAAGATACAACCAAATTAATTAAAAATTGTCACATTTTAATTATTTCTCCCGGAATATTATTAAGCAATCCTTTAATTTTAGCGTGCAAATCCAATAATATTCCTGTAATCAGTGAAATCGAAGCTGCATCATGGTTTATATCAAAAGAATGTAATATTTTAGGTATCACTGGAACAAATGGAAAAAGTACGACAACAAATTATTTATCCCAACTTTTACAAAAAAAATTTAAACCTATAGCATGTGGAAATATTGGTTTATCTTTATCTGAAGCTATTTTAAACAACAGCAATACAGATACCTATGTTATAGAATTAAGTAGCTATCAACTTGAAACAACTCTAACATTAAATCCAATATGTAGTATTTTTTTAAATATTCAGAATGATCATTTACAAAGATACGAAACAATATACGAGTATTTAAAAGCTAAATGGAGACTAGTTTTATTAACAAGCGATAATGGATTTGTTATTATTGAGAAAACAGTTTTAAAATTAGCTCTTTTTTATGGTTTATCTTTACCTAAAGCTAAAATAATAGTTATAGATGAAGAAAAAAATCAAAATTTTGATAAAAACAAATTAAATATAAATTATTCAAGATTTTATTCATCCAAAATTCTTCCTATCTCTATATATAAAGAATTAAAAAATTTAGATATTTATTCTTTATTATTACCTGATCAATATTTTACAGTTTATTCAAAATATTGTGATAATAATTCTTCACAAATTGAATATTATTTTGAAAATCAAAAAATATCATGGTCCATTAAAAAAGCCTGTTTGCCAGGAAAACACAACATGTATAACATCCTTGCAGCTAGTTTATGCGCTTTTTTTCTAGGATTATCAGAAAATGATATAGTTAAACAATGGGAAGAGTCTTTAACCAATTATCAACATTTACCACATCGACTAGAAAAAATTAATGCAAATTTTAGCTTTTATAATGATGAAAATAATAATTCTAAAAATTTATTAATAATTAATGATTCAAAAGCAACAAATGTTGAAAGTACTTTAGTCGCTTTAAAATCTTTTAATAGCCCAATTAGACTTTTAATTGGTGGAGAACCTAAAGGCGATTCTTATCTTCCCTTGACTGAATTTTTAGGCAATAATGTAGTTAAAATATATCCTTTTGGACAAGCTGCATCTAAGATAGTTTCTGAATTAAAAGATTATAAAAAATATATAGCAAATACTTCTGATAAATTAATAATAGCCGCCAATTTAGCTTTGAAAGAAGCTTTAGATGAGGAAATAATACTATTATCTCCCGCTTGTAGTAGTTTTGATGAATTCAAAAATTTTGAGCAAAGAGGTAATTTTTTTAGGAATTGGGCGTTATCACATTTAAGAGGATGA
- the mraY gene encoding phospho-N-acetylmuramoyl-pentapeptide-transferase produces the protein MLYLLIIKLIMINPKLSGLKAFSYLSSRTILALITSIIVSMLLYPKAIRLLRSLKAGQPIRELGLEEQMQKKGTPTMGGVVIIFATLFSSFLWMDITNRHFTTLLIVTIGYGFIGFLDDYLKISKKNTDGLSSKKKMLGLLFFGTIAVTWHLWSSLQITNPSAYVLNPTSVNIPFFKNLVINLGIFYAPFAILVIVGSSNAVNLTDGLDGLAIGPVITCALTLTILSYVTGNIVISKYLLYHSIPGSGEISVFLSALIGASIGFLWYNTFPAQIFMGDSGALALGGILGAVAIITGHEILLVLMGGIFVAEALSVIIQVASFKTRGKRVFRMAPVHHHYQKKGWPEQKITVRIWIISFILALLSILTLKLR, from the coding sequence ATGCTTTATTTACTAATAATCAAATTAATTATGATTAATCCTAAACTTTCAGGATTAAAAGCATTCTCTTATCTTTCAAGTAGAACTATTCTTGCTCTTATCACAAGTATAATAGTTTCAATGTTGCTATATCCCAAAGCAATACGTTTGCTACGATCCCTTAAAGCGGGTCAACCAATTCGTGAACTTGGACTAGAAGAACAAATGCAAAAAAAAGGAACTCCAACTATGGGAGGAGTTGTTATTATTTTTGCAACATTATTTAGTTCTTTTCTTTGGATGGATATAACAAATAGACATTTTACTACACTGCTTATTGTAACTATTGGTTATGGATTTATTGGATTTTTGGATGATTATCTTAAAATATCTAAAAAAAATACAGATGGTCTATCAAGTAAAAAGAAAATGCTTGGTTTATTATTTTTTGGGACCATTGCAGTTACTTGGCATTTGTGGTCATCTTTACAAATAACTAATCCTTCAGCTTATGTTTTAAATCCAACTTCTGTAAATATTCCATTTTTTAAAAATTTAGTTATAAATTTAGGAATTTTTTATGCTCCTTTTGCAATATTAGTAATAGTTGGATCAAGTAATGCTGTTAATTTAACTGATGGATTAGATGGACTTGCAATTGGACCTGTCATAACCTGTGCATTAACATTAACAATTTTAAGCTACGTAACAGGTAACATTGTCATATCAAAATATCTTCTTTATCATTCAATACCTGGTTCAGGAGAAATTAGTGTCTTTTTATCTGCTCTTATTGGAGCCTCTATTGGATTTCTTTGGTATAATACATTTCCTGCCCAAATCTTTATGGGAGATTCAGGTGCTTTAGCACTTGGCGGCATATTAGGGGCTGTAGCAATTATTACTGGTCATGAAATATTATTAGTTCTCATGGGAGGAATATTTGTTGCAGAAGCGCTTAGTGTTATTATACAAGTCGCATCTTTTAAAACAAGAGGTAAGAGAGTTTTTAGAATGGCACCAGTTCATCACCACTACCAAAAAAAGGGTTGGCCTGAACAAAAAATCACAGTAAGAATATGGATTATTAGTTTTATTCTTGCCTTGCTGAGTATTTTAACTCTTAAATTAAGGTAA
- a CDS encoding UDP-N-acetylmuramoyl-L-alanyl-D-glutamate--2,6-diaminopimelate ligase has translation MLNSINLKIPQCSPEDLNRITNKKIVNLKECKLEIVINSKELHKYKRNTNTYIENSFVYFARVGNKFDGNSLIEEILNSNNYIASTKKNLLLFATKNKMSEETINNILSHEYFLLVDNIEESINKILEIVFKIDSNKFNTIAVTGTNGKTSTVQICSQIYENITQKDSLRIGTLGLQIKDKVIESSHVTTPDYPTFLQILNYCNYSDINQIIMETTSHGLSENRIGKWLVDIAIFTNLTQDHLDYHGTMESYRNAKLKLFKSHLKQNGCAIFCLNNSEWDFFCEAAKSPSRTAIGIGEANQGLVFFNKYSSQYKNIFFIEIKESKSNLLGNFASIIFKNPQTIIKEFEVKTPLIGQFQLYNILCSVAAMIYQEFEIKTICECLFNLKNIPGRLEVVKNSEKETHKQPTVIIDYAHSPDALEKAIQVCSQILRAEGRGNLVTVFGCGGDRDKSKRPLMGHIAAELSDRVIVTSDNPRNEDPDSIIDEIFSGINTNTENCIREKDRRKAIELAINSSTEFDIVLVAGKGHEDYQIIGDKKFPFSDPQIALSILKKEKC, from the coding sequence ATGCTAAATTCAATAAATTTAAAAATTCCGCAATGCTCTCCAGAAGATCTGAATAGAATAACAAATAAAAAAATAGTTAACTTAAAAGAATGTAAGCTCGAAATTGTTATAAATTCAAAAGAACTACATAAATACAAAAGAAATACAAATACATATATAGAAAACTCTTTTGTTTACTTTGCAAGAGTAGGAAATAAGTTCGATGGTAATTCTTTAATAGAAGAAATATTGAATTCAAATAACTATATAGCAAGCACCAAAAAAAATTTATTACTATTTGCTACAAAAAATAAAATGAGTGAAGAAACTATAAATAATATTTTATCGCATGAATATTTTTTATTAGTTGATAATATAGAGGAAAGTATTAATAAAATATTAGAAATTGTTTTCAAAATTGATTCTAATAAATTTAATACTATTGCTGTAACTGGAACAAATGGAAAAACTTCTACTGTTCAAATTTGTTCGCAAATTTACGAAAATATAACTCAGAAAGATTCATTAAGAATTGGTACATTAGGTTTGCAAATAAAAGATAAAGTTATAGAATCCTCACATGTAACAACACCTGATTATCCAACATTTCTTCAAATTCTAAACTACTGTAATTACTCTGATATTAATCAGATTATTATGGAAACAACCTCACATGGACTGAGTGAAAATAGAATAGGAAAGTGGTTGGTTGATATTGCAATATTTACTAATTTAACTCAAGATCATTTAGATTATCATGGAACTATGGAATCTTATAGAAATGCAAAATTAAAGCTTTTTAAATCACATTTAAAGCAAAATGGTTGTGCCATTTTTTGTTTAAATAATTCAGAATGGGATTTCTTTTGTGAGGCTGCAAAATCACCCAGTAGAACTGCAATTGGAATTGGAGAAGCAAATCAAGGCTTAGTTTTTTTTAATAAATATTCAAGTCAGTATAAAAATATATTTTTTATTGAAATAAAAGAATCTAAATCTAATTTACTTGGAAATTTTGCTTCTATTATTTTTAAAAATCCTCAAACAATAATAAAAGAATTTGAAGTCAAAACCCCTCTCATTGGCCAATTTCAGCTTTACAATATATTATGTTCAGTAGCTGCTATGATTTATCAAGAGTTTGAAATTAAAACTATTTGCGAATGCCTGTTTAATTTAAAAAATATACCAGGTAGATTAGAAGTAGTAAAAAATTCTGAAAAAGAAACTCACAAACAACCTACTGTCATAATAGATTATGCTCATTCTCCAGATGCTTTAGAAAAAGCTATTCAAGTTTGTTCACAAATCTTAAGAGCAGAAGGAAGGGGAAATCTTGTTACTGTTTTTGGATGCGGAGGAGATCGTGATAAAAGCAAAAGACCATTAATGGGCCATATAGCTGCAGAATTGTCTGATAGAGTTATTGTAACATCCGACAACCCTCGTAATGAAGATCCAGATAGTATTATTGATGAAATTTTTTCTGGAATAAATACTAATACAGAAAATTGTATTCGTGAGAAAGATCGCAGAAAAGCAATTGAGCTCGCGATTAACTCTAGCACAGAATTTGATATTGTTTTAGTTGCAGGCAAAGGACATGAGGATTATCAAATTATAGGTGACAAGAAGTTTCCATTCTCTGATCCTCAAATAGCATTATCAATTTTAAAAAAGGAGAAGTGTTAA
- the ftsA gene encoding cell division protein FtsA: protein MKTSLNKNICISLSLGSTHTGLIAASYESKYAFNSQNSDALMPGERELPRIQILGAARLNNNGAIKKGVVSSIEALTSSILEAIDEVERQSGIEIDSVRVCIAGSAAQFDNHIETCQIKGDEIKAADLERVSAAVRNQKPPMGYEFIHMIPSSYSVDGKHGIQNPIGMQGTQLSIMHHRVFYPQADLHNIVRSCNNAGIRVQSFAFEPLAAAEGVLTKDEKEFGCISLSIGAHLTHACVYLGNIPVYSKEYPIGSHHITKDLSIGLRTTQAEAERVKKELGKAIEFSAKDKNEKIEICSIDGNHTRYVTRKEINQIIEPRVREILNTIYFDLKRSKLITKTSKGIVLSGGGALLSGMALATEEVFSLHARVGLPVNITGVVEGLKSPIWASGVGTLSPLFASIHGEQNSFQIEETKKIGSFATKIWHKLKEPFASR from the coding sequence ATGAAAACATCTCTTAATAAAAATATTTGTATTTCTCTTTCACTAGGCTCTACACATACTGGGCTCATTGCGGCTAGTTATGAAAGTAAATATGCATTCAATTCGCAAAATTCGGATGCTCTTATGCCTGGAGAAAGAGAGCTGCCTCGCATACAAATTTTGGGAGCTGCAAGATTAAATAACAATGGTGCTATAAAAAAAGGCGTAGTTTCAAGTATTGAAGCTTTAACATCTTCTATCCTTGAAGCAATTGATGAAGTTGAAAGACAATCAGGAATAGAAATTGATTCTGTCCGAGTTTGCATCGCAGGAAGCGCTGCACAGTTTGATAATCATATCGAAACTTGCCAAATTAAAGGCGATGAAATTAAAGCTGCAGATTTAGAAAGAGTTTCAGCTGCAGTGCGAAATCAAAAACCACCCATGGGCTATGAATTTATTCATATGATCCCAAGTTCTTATTCGGTTGATGGAAAACATGGAATTCAAAATCCAATTGGAATGCAAGGAACGCAACTCTCAATAATGCATCATCGAGTATTTTATCCACAAGCAGATTTACATAACATTGTTAGATCATGTAATAACGCAGGAATAAGAGTACAAAGTTTTGCTTTTGAGCCGTTAGCGGCAGCTGAAGGTGTGCTTACAAAAGATGAAAAAGAATTCGGCTGTATTTCTCTTTCAATTGGTGCACATTTAACACATGCCTGTGTGTATCTTGGAAATATTCCAGTGTATTCTAAAGAATATCCAATTGGTTCACATCATATCACAAAAGACTTATCTATAGGATTAAGAACCACGCAAGCAGAAGCGGAAAGAGTAAAAAAAGAATTAGGAAAAGCAATTGAATTTTCTGCTAAAGATAAAAATGAAAAAATTGAAATTTGTAGCATTGATGGCAACCATACACGTTATGTAACAAGAAAAGAAATCAATCAAATAATCGAACCTAGAGTTAGAGAAATTTTAAATACAATTTATTTTGATTTAAAAAGATCAAAGTTAATAACTAAAACTTCAAAAGGTATCGTTTTATCTGGAGGTGGAGCATTGCTAAGCGGCATGGCTTTAGCTACTGAAGAAGTTTTTTCGTTACACGCCAGAGTAGGTTTACCAGTTAATATTACAGGTGTCGTTGAAGGTTTAAAATCTCCTATTTGGGCATCTGGTGTTGGTACTTTATCACCTCTTTTTGCTTCAATTCATGGAGAACAAAATTCATTTCAAATTGAAGAGACAAAAAAAATAGGATCCTTTGCAACAAAAATATGGCATAAATTAAAGGAACCTTTTGCTTCAAGATAA